In one window of Azotobacter salinestris DNA:
- the glnL gene encoding nitrogen regulation protein NR(II), giving the protein MPDNDNLHRLLLDNLTTATILLDGELRLEYMNPAAEMLLAVSGQRSHGQFISELFTESPEALISLRQAVAEAHPFTKREAQLTSLTGKTQTVDYAVTPVINQGQTLLLLEVYPRDRLLRITKEEAQLSKQETTKLLVRGLAHEIKNPLGGIRGAAQLLARELPDEALKDYTNVIIEEADRLRNLVDRMLGSNKLPSLAMTNIHEVLERVCSLVMAESEGRIVLVRDYDPSIPELLIDREQMIQAVLNIARNAMQALTGQSDLRLGRIQLRTRTLRQFTIGHVRHRLVCQVEIIDNGPGIPAELQETMFYPMVSGRPDGTGLGLAITQNIISQHQGLIECESHPGHTRFSIYLPLDLGASSS; this is encoded by the coding sequence ATGCCTGATAACGACAACCTGCACCGCCTGCTGCTGGACAACCTGACCACCGCCACCATCCTGCTCGACGGCGAGCTGCGCCTGGAGTACATGAACCCGGCCGCGGAAATGCTGCTGGCCGTCAGCGGCCAGCGCAGTCACGGACAATTCATCAGCGAACTCTTCACCGAGTCCCCCGAAGCCCTGATCTCCCTGCGCCAGGCCGTGGCCGAGGCGCACCCGTTCACCAAGCGCGAGGCCCAGCTCACTTCGCTGACCGGCAAGACCCAGACGGTGGATTACGCGGTGACCCCGGTCATCAACCAGGGGCAGACCCTACTGCTGCTGGAGGTCTATCCACGCGACCGCCTGCTGCGGATCACCAAGGAGGAGGCCCAGCTGTCCAAGCAGGAAACTACCAAGCTGCTGGTGCGTGGTCTGGCCCACGAGATCAAGAACCCGCTCGGCGGTATCCGCGGCGCGGCGCAGCTGCTCGCCCGCGAACTGCCGGACGAGGCCCTGAAGGATTACACCAACGTCATCATCGAAGAGGCCGACCGTCTGCGCAATCTGGTGGATCGCATGCTCGGCTCGAACAAGCTGCCGTCGCTGGCGATGACCAACATCCACGAGGTGCTGGAGCGGGTCTGCAGCCTGGTGATGGCGGAAAGCGAGGGGCGCATCGTGCTGGTGCGCGACTACGACCCGAGCATCCCGGAGCTCTTGATCGACCGCGAGCAGATGATCCAGGCGGTGCTCAACATCGCGCGCAATGCCATGCAGGCGCTGACCGGCCAGAGCGATCTGCGCCTCGGCCGCATCCAGCTGCGCACCCGCACCCTGCGCCAGTTCACCATCGGCCACGTTCGCCATCGCCTGGTCTGCCAGGTGGAGATCATCGACAACGGCCCCGGCATCCCCGCCGAACTACAGGAAACCATGTTCTATCCCATGGTCAGCGGCCGTCCGGACGGTACCGGACTGGGCCTGGCCATTACCCAGAACATCATCAGCCAGCACCAGGGCCTGATCGAATGCGAGAGCCATCCCGGCCATACCCGCTTCTCGATCTATCTGCCGCTGGATCTAGGAGCCTCATCTTCATGA